One genomic region from Xenopus laevis strain J_2021 chromosome 2L, Xenopus_laevis_v10.1, whole genome shotgun sequence encodes:
- the bach1.L gene encoding transcription regulator protein BACH1 yields the protein MSFNEKNDASFAYESSVHSNNVLRRLSSQRDQGILCDVTIVVEDQRFLAHRTVLAACSDFFLSRLVQPCDGDFIITLPEEVSVKGFVPLLQFAYTSKLLVNKDNLLEIQECAKLLDVHDIEEACFEFLKLKFLDLKADLQECPRKKCCKSFCPKANAQLQPDTGANVEINEVEELWRAELPSKIKCAAEIENISTVSESPKKPCETFCFGRENDPDSSALCPKYRKFQKAFKSDRVRSISTCSSNQDAPSPLSVQSSEASENVVRSQNQPVEMERNDVNLQDINATYLNLPCEEKTNNKAGFPPCFPLGQQDFNSASFKSSYQPYGNVNYNEEHEPTIDVLPEKSTGEKHVSPRADLSSSKEVTGNDLCPPEERSNVEREVAEHLAKGFWPDIYNDEFQCQPEIESVPNKESRDESSVEKRQECPWLNITISEGSERTFTTLNSVSCPFINTLSSEGCASNSQLMLEECIQEKQQDTCPYACSMTLEGDSETDSEDDSGESCSVQECETKLPFNAQKIISLSRYDFQALVKKHSLSAEQLDCIHDIRRRSKNRIAAQRCRKRKLDCIQNLECEIIKLQKEKKHLLKERDQILTTLGETKQNLTGLCQQVCREAALSREQMQILAKYSSSECPLSFLITEKDKTLLQCDSMLQACHDFAEGLPAVETGRQPDVCNGTLSPQTAATESIAPAGNNSQSGIIDFCKQMTAKCTTDEQT from the exons ATGTCTTTTAATGAGAAGAATGATGCCTCCTTTGCCTACGAGTCTTCAGTGCACAGCAACAATGTTCTGCGCCGGCTCAGCAGCCAGAGAGATCAGGGGATCCTTTGTGATGTGACCATTGTTGTGGAAGATCAGCGATTCCTGGCTCATCGGACTGTGCTCGCCGCCTGCAGTGACTTTTTCTTATCTCGACTTGTTCAGCCGTGTGATGGCGATTTTATCATTACGTTGCCTGAAGAG GTATCCGTCAAAGGCTTTGTTCCATTATTGCAGTTTGCTTACACTTCCAAACTCCTTGTCAACAAAGACAACCTGCTGGAAATCCAAGAATGTGCAAAGCTGTTGGATGTCCACGATATAGAAGAAGCCTGTTTTGAGTTTCTCAAGTTAAAATTTCTAGACCTCAAAGCCGACCTTCAGGAATGCCCTCGGAAGAAATGCTGTAAGTCGTTTTGCCCGAAGGCGAATGCTCAGCTCCAGCCTGATACTGGCGCCAACGTGGAAATCAATGAAGTCGAGGAACTTTGGAGGGCGGAGCTCCCCTCAAAAATCAAATGCGCGGCTGAGATTGAGAACATATCCACCGTTTCCGAGAGTCCGAAGAAACCCTGTGAGACGTTCTGCTTCGGTCGGGAGAATGATCCCGATAGTTCGGCCCTCTGCCCAAAATACAGGAAGTTTCAGAAAGCCTTTAAGAGTGACCGGGTTCGATCAATAAGCACATGCTCCAGCAATCAGGATGCCCCAAGCCCGTTGTCTGTCCAGTCGAGTGAAGCGTCGGAAAATGTCGTCCGATCCCAAAATCAACCTGTAGAAATGGAAAGGAATGATGTAAATCTGCAGGACATCAATGCTACATACCTCAACCTCCCATGTGAGGAAAAGACGAACAATAAAGCTGGTTTCCCTCCttgttttcccctgggacagcAGGATTTTAACTCTGCGTCTTTTAAAAGTTCATATCAGCCCTACGGAAACGTAAACTACAACGAGGAGCACGAGCCCACTATAGACGTTCTGCCTGAGAAGTCAACAGGTGAAAAGCACGTCAGTCCGAGGGCTGATTTATCCAGCTCAAAGGAGGTAACCGGAAACGATTTGTGTCCCCCCGAGGAACGTAGCAATGTCGAAAGGGAGGTAGCGGAACATCTTGCGAAAGGCTTTTGGCCTGACATTTACAATGATGAATTTCAGTGCCAACCTGAGATAGAATCGGTGCCTAATAAAGAGTCACGTGATGAAAGCAGCGTGGAAAAAAGGCAAGAATGTCCGTGGCTGAACATCACCATCAGTGAAGGCAGTGAGAGGACTTTTACAACTCTGAACTCAGTCTCTTGCCCCTTCATCAATACCCTCTCCAGTGAAGGGTGTGCCAGCAACTCCCAACTCATGCTGGAGGAATGCATTCAGGAGAAACAGCAAGACACGTGTCCATATGCGTGTTCCATGACTCTCGAAGGGGATTCAGAAACAGACAGCGAGGACGACAGTGGGGAGTCCTGTTCTGTTCAGGAATGTGAG ACAAAACTGCCATTCAACGCACAAAAGATCATTTCCCTTTCCCGATATGACTTCCAAGCACTGGTTAAAAAGCACAGTCTCAGTGCGGAGCAGTTAGACTGCATTCACGACATACGCCGGAGAAGTAAAAATCGCATAGCTGCCCAGCGATGCCGCAAGCGGAAACTGGATTGCATCCAGAACCTGGAGTGTGAAATCATTAAGCTG caaaaagaaaaaaaacacttgctgaaaGAGAGGGACCAAATACTAACCACTTTGGGAGAGACCAAGCAAAATCTGACTGGACTTTGCCAGCAGGTATGCCGAGAAGCTGCCCTGAGCCGAGAGCAAATGCAAATCCTCGCCAAATATTCCAGCTCCGAGTGTCCCCTCTCCTTTTTAATCACGGAAAAGGATAAAACGCTTCTCCAGTGTGACTCCATGTTGCAGGCGTGCCATGACTTTGCCGAAGGATTACCCGCCGTGGAGACAGGCCGGCAACCCGATGTCTGTAATGGTACTCTTTCACCTCAAACTGCCGCCACCGAAAGCATTGCACCAGCCGGTAATAATAGCCAGTCTGGTATAATTGATTTCTGCAAGCAAATGACTGCTAAATGCACTACTGACGAGCAAACATAA